A genomic window from Acidimicrobiales bacterium includes:
- a CDS encoding DUF2637 domain-containing protein, protein MTRAPARPPATAMPAGHRQPLAPATGNTTGLPAGRGRALPAAGHRPTRAVAGHARPAAPAMTAAMTLWLRWLATVAVVLVAGVAAATSYEHQHELLLMVGETGWRARLLPLSVDGLMVAASLCLLVRRNTGKPARLAWLGLVLGGVVSVAANIATAEPTIVGRLVAAWPPIAFALAYELLMQLRTEGDQ, encoded by the coding sequence ATGACCAGGGCCCCGGCCCGGCCACCGGCAACGGCCATGCCGGCCGGCCACCGGCAACCCCTGGCGCCGGCCACCGGCAACACGACCGGCTTGCCGGCCGGCCGCGGCCGAGCCCTGCCGGCCGCCGGCCATCGGCCGACCCGGGCCGTTGCTGGCCACGCCCGGCCGGCGGCGCCGGCCATGACCGCGGCAATGACGCTGTGGCTGCGGTGGCTGGCGACGGTGGCCGTCGTGCTGGTGGCCGGGGTGGCCGCGGCCACGTCCTACGAGCACCAGCACGAGCTGCTCCTGATGGTCGGCGAGACCGGCTGGCGGGCCCGGCTGCTGCCGCTGAGCGTCGACGGGCTCATGGTCGCGGCATCGCTGTGCCTGCTGGTGCGCCGCAACACCGGCAAGCCCGCCCGGCTCGCCTGGCTCGGCCTCGTGCTGGGCGGCGTCGTCTCGGTGGCCGCCAACATCGCCACCGCCGAGCCGACGATCGTGGGCCGCCTCGTCGCCGCCTGGCCGCCCATCGCCTTCGCGCTGGCCTACGAGCTGCTCATGCAGCTCCGCACCGAGGGCGACCAATGA
- a CDS encoding helix-turn-helix transcriptional regulator, which yields MARRSRLAAARKAAGLTQEQLAEALKVDRTTPGRWEQGVSPPQAWQRPALARALNVSLAELDDLLVEDLPEVGSDWTTVTPPALDDIEAIELIRRAEISDVGASTMAAVETGADLLCRSYTSTPPAELLVPLRAYRAYTVGLLEGRATLGQRRQLTVTAGWLSLLTAICHIDLHQYRAAALNLEAARTMAVETDEPQLVAWVLETQAWQTLTDGHYRDALEYCQAGRELVTAGTSAHVQLAVQEARASARLELVTDTHRLLEAAAASLDRMGQPEHPEHHFQFDPRKLVGYTATTLAWLGDDHAAAEAAARLAVDQYDVDAIDGRWARRLALARIDLALVLAGADQPDEAVHLTGLALDSGRMVTSNLWRLTELDHRLTGRYGRTADVVDIHDRYIDLHRQLVGTPPRGALGPA from the coding sequence GTGGCACGGCGAAGCCGTCTGGCGGCGGCTCGGAAGGCGGCGGGGTTGACCCAGGAGCAGCTCGCCGAGGCGCTCAAGGTCGACCGCACCACGCCTGGCCGCTGGGAGCAGGGCGTGTCGCCACCGCAGGCGTGGCAGCGCCCGGCACTCGCACGGGCGCTGAACGTGTCGCTGGCCGAGCTCGACGACCTGCTGGTCGAGGACCTGCCGGAGGTCGGCTCGGACTGGACGACGGTGACCCCGCCGGCGCTCGACGACATCGAGGCGATCGAGCTGATCCGCCGCGCCGAGATCTCCGACGTCGGCGCCTCGACCATGGCCGCGGTAGAGACCGGCGCCGATCTGCTCTGCAGGTCGTACACGTCGACGCCACCAGCGGAGCTGCTGGTGCCGCTGCGGGCGTACCGGGCCTACACCGTCGGGCTGCTCGAGGGGCGCGCCACCCTCGGGCAGCGACGTCAGCTCACCGTCACCGCCGGGTGGTTGTCGCTGCTCACCGCGATCTGCCACATCGATCTACACCAGTACCGGGCCGCCGCCTTGAACCTCGAGGCCGCCCGCACCATGGCGGTCGAGACCGACGAGCCGCAGCTCGTCGCCTGGGTGCTCGAGACGCAGGCATGGCAGACACTCACCGACGGCCACTACCGCGATGCCCTGGAGTACTGCCAGGCCGGCCGCGAGCTCGTGACCGCCGGGACATCAGCGCATGTGCAGCTCGCCGTGCAGGAGGCCCGGGCCTCCGCGCGGCTCGAGCTCGTGACCGACACCCACCGGCTGCTCGAGGCGGCCGCCGCGTCGCTCGACCGGATGGGACAGCCGGAGCACCCCGAGCACCACTTCCAGTTCGACCCCCGCAAGCTCGTCGGCTACACCGCCACCACCCTCGCCTGGCTCGGCGACGACCACGCCGCCGCCGAGGCCGCCGCCCGCCTCGCGGTCGACCAGTACGACGTCGACGCCATCGACGGCCGGTGGGCGCGGCGCCTCGCGCTCGCCCGCATCGACCTCGCCCTGGTGCTCGCCGGCGCCGACCAGCCCGACGAAGCCGTCCACCTCACCGGCCTCGCCCTCGACTCCGGGCGCATGGTCACCTCCAACCTGTGGCGGCTCACCGAGCTCGACC